Proteins encoded by one window of Lates calcarifer isolate ASB-BC8 linkage group LG5, TLL_Latcal_v3, whole genome shotgun sequence:
- the LOC108889063 gene encoding synaptogyrin-1 isoform X2, which produces MEGMQAYGAGKAGGAFDPVTFFQQPQTILRIVSWLFSIVIFGCIANEGYINRPKEGEEHCIFNHNQNACNYGVFMGSMAFLCCIAFLALDVYFPQISSVKDRKKAVLADIGVSAFWSFMWFVGFCFLANQWQVTKDEDNPLREGGDAARAAITFSFFSIFTWGAQALFSMEKFKNVSFEEEYTKLFPPQPHQPLV; this is translated from the exons aTGGAGGGGATGCAGGCATACGGAGCCGGGAAAGCCGGAGGAGCCTTCGACCCCGTCACCTTCTTCCAGCAGCCTCAGACCATTCTCCGCATAGTGTCTTGG ctcttctccATCGTGATCTTTGGCTGCATCGCCAATGAGGGCTACATCAACCGCCCTAAAGAAGGGGAGGAGCATTGCATCTTCAACCACAACCAGAACGCCTGTAATTATGGCGTCTTTATGGGCTCCATGGCCTTTCTCTGCTGCATAGCTTTCCTGGCTCTGGACGTATACTTCCCCCAGATCAGCAGCGTCAAAGACCGCAAGAAGGCTGTGCTGGCTGATATCGGGGTGTCAG CATTCTGGTCCTTCATGTGGTTTGTGGGTTTCTGCTTCTTGGCCAACCAGTGGCAGGTGACCAAGGATGAGGACAACCcactgagggagggaggtgatGCTGCCCGAGCAGCCATcaccttctccttcttctccatcttcACCTGG GGCGCCCAGGCTCTCTTCTCTATGGAGAAGTTTAAGAATGTGTCATTTGAAGAGGAATACACCAAGCTGTTCCCCCCTCAGCCTCATCAACCTTTAGTCTGA